The following are encoded together in the Thermothelomyces thermophilus ATCC 42464 chromosome 3, complete sequence genome:
- a CDS encoding cytochrome P450-like protein (Cytochrome P450-like protein), which yields MTTFSIFGLERPAVLALSIAVGASYVIYLVTITIHRLFFHRISHIPGPKLAALTYYYQSYYDFFPHQGQFIFKLDELHRKYGPIVRIGPDEVHVNDAKFYKEMYGSSTHKRNKSPIWYWMHGLGAVGDQSMFITLDHDHHRLRKAGLGTYFSKRKVQELEPRVKEKVLLLRQRLLERAGGAPVNLKDAFGAMALDIITQYCFNRCFGALDRPDLGREMNKLMGVGVKINPFARTFPTLARTVIKLPRWALKWSGLVSTTAEFLDLADRLSAEARNEAIRDLASGKYSQTDDADSRTVLHSMMRSDVLPEHEKTEKRLQADGMTLIAAGFDTTSRTLTVIFYHLLTKDHIRARVLDEIRTLMPTPTSPLPTVAQLEQLRYLTCVIHEGTRLAHGVAGRLVRIAPEEDLEYYSPFDGRRYTIPRGTTFGQSSYLVHTDESIYPNPAEFDPDRYWTDDGRPTDAQRYLVPFGKGTRMCVGINLAWAELYLTIAALIGTVDMRIAPGTTEHDVTMVQDLFVGVLPENPGVRVNVVGHLQA from the exons ATGACAACCTTTTCCATCTTTGGGCTAGAACGCCCGGCCGTGTTGGCCCTGTCCATTGCGGTTGGTGCGTCCTATGTCATCTACCTGGTGACGATCACGATTCATCGACTCTTCTTCCACCGCATCTCCCACATCCCCGGGCCAAAGCTTGCTGCTCTCACATACTACTACCAGTCGTACTACGACTTCTTCCCGCACCAGGGTCAATTCATCTTCAAACTCGACGAGCTCCACAGAAAGTATGGCCCCATCGTGCGCATCGGACCCGACGAGGTCCACGTCAACGATGCCAAGTTCTACAAGGAGATGTACGGTTCCTCAACACACAAGCGCAACAAGAGCCCGATCTGGTACTGGATGCATGGCCTCGGGGCCGTGGGCGACCAGAGCATGTTCATCACGCTCGACCACGACCATCATCGGCTCCGGAAGGCCGGGCTGGGCACCTACTTCAGCAAGCGCAAGGTCCAGGAGTTGGAACCGAGAGTGAAGGAGAAAGTCCTACTACTACGGCAGAGGCTTCTGGAACGCGCCGGCGGTGCCCCGGTCAATCTCAAGGATGCCTTTGGTGCAATGGCGCTGG ACATTATCACGCAGTACTGCTTCAACCGATGCTTCGGAGCGCTTGACCGCCCAGACCTCGGGCGCGAGATGAACAAGCTGATGGGGGTCGGCGTTAAGATCAACCCCTTTGCTCGCACGTTTCCGACCCTGGCCCGCACCGTGATCAAGCTGCCGAGGTGGGCTCTCAAATGGAGCGGCCTCGTGTCCACCACGGCCGAGTTCCTCGACCTCGCCGACAGGCTGTCCGCCGAGGCGCGGAACGAGGCGATCCGCGACCTCGCCAGCGGCAAGTACTCGCAGACGGACGATGCCGACTCGAGAACGGTCCTCCACTCCATGATGCGGAGCGACGTCCTGCCCGAGCACGAGAAGACGGAGAAGCGGCTGCAGGCGGACGGCATGACGCTGATCGCGGCCGGCTTCGACACCACCAGCCGCACCCTGACCGTCATCTTCTACCACCTCCTGACCAAGGACCACATCCGGGCCCGCGTGCTCGACGAGATCCGCACCCTGATGCCGACCCCGACCTCCCCGCTGCCGACCGTCGCCCAGCTGGAGCAGCTGCGCTACCTGACCTGCGTCATCCACGAGGGCACGCGCCTGGCCCACGGCGTCGCCGGCCGGCTGGTGCGCATCGCGCCCGAGGAGGACCTCGAGTACTACAGCCCCTTCGACGGGCGCCGGTACACCATCCCGCGCGGCACCACCTTCGGCCAGTCGTCCTACCTGGTCCACACGGACGAGTCCATCTACCCGAACCCGGCCGAGTTCGACCCGGACCGGTACTGGACCGACGACGGCAGGCCGACCGACGCCCAGCGCTACCTCGTCCCCTTCGGCAAGGGCACCCGCATGTGCGTCGGCATCAACCTGGCCTGGGCCGAGCTCTACCTCACCATTGCCGCCCTGATCGGCACGGTCGACATGAGGATCGCCCCCGGCACGACCGAGCACGACGTCACCATGGTGCAAGACCTGTTCGTCGGCGTCTTGCCCGAGAATCCCGGCGTTCGCGTGAACGTCGTCGGGCACCTCCAGGCTTAA